The Temnothorax longispinosus isolate EJ_2023e chromosome 4, Tlon_JGU_v1, whole genome shotgun sequence genome has a window encoding:
- the Ranbp3 gene encoding uncharacterized protein Ranbp3, whose amino-acid sequence MADCKEGVEDIDHPPLVLKVDPPEELLEDSTEDSTTSNLAAPTDRDTHVYDDTKSHTAESNNQESTLAAVKTPNKKHSPVLAVSKLGNSFGVNEFSNPVASKSKSSILRPSQLSVLTNSSTGATDKTVLQPAKFHNPFVKATDNSIDEDEPLMKSNKAETDKDFKSEEKPVEDVKLKFLPLGASTKENENNVNNTVASSASTPSFVFGQNLKERVTVSVSNDTESSNNSEKDETKSKESNENGSSELLFSNAAANCRTTVRPGLTLTQAAQVLEEANRANKRKYNQVTLLTGEEGETNILQINCKLFAFDKTSSSWQERGRGTLRLNDRDEESRLVGRTAGTQRLILNTKVWPGMTAERAGPKSLRLTAMDVLDGDIRIFIVQAAPKEVDQLHGLLLQRLKRAQERHPKKLATDH is encoded by the exons ATGGCGGATTGCAAGG AGGGTGTAGAGGATATCGATCATCCGCCACTCGTCCTGAAAGTCGATCCGCCCGAAGAGTTGCTGGAGGACTCTACCGAGGATTCAACGACTAGCAATTTAGCCGCACCAACTGACCGGGATACGCACGTTTATG ATGACACAAAAAGCCATACAGCGGAATCTAACAACCAAGAATCCACATTGGCAGCCGTTAAGACTCCCAATAAGAAACATA GTCCTGTGCTAGCTGTTTCAAAATTGGGAAATTCATTTGGTGTTAATGAATTTTCAAACCCTGTAGCTAGTAAATCAAAGTCGTCTATACTAAGGCCGTCACAATTAAGTGTGTTAACGAATAGTTCGACAGGGGCCACCGACAAAACTGTCTTGCAACCTGCGAAATTTCACAATCCGTTTGTGAAGGCTACTGATAATTCCATAGATGAGGATGAGCCTCTAATGAAGAGCAATAAGGCCGAAACGGACAAAGACTTTAAAAGCGAGGAGAAGCCTGTGGAGGACGTAAAGCTGAAATTTTTGCCTTTGGGTGCGAGTACCAAGGAGAATGAGaacaatgtaaataatactGTGGCATCCAGCGCATCTACCCCTAGCTTTGTGTTCGGTCAGAATTTGAAAGAACGCGTTACTGTTTCGGTTTCGAATGACACAGAGAGTTCGAATAATTCTGAGAAAGACGAGACAAAAAGCAAAGAGAGCAATGAAAATGGATCTTCTGAACTTCTGTTCTCGAATGCAGCTGCAAATTGCCGTACTACAGTGAGGCCAGGTTTAACATTAACTCAAGCAGCGCAGGTTTTGGAGGAAGCTAATCGCGCGAACAAGAGGAAATATAATCAAGTAACGTTATTAACTGGCGAAGAAGGAGAAACAAATATTCTTCAGATCAATTGCAAGTTATTTGCCTTCGACAAG ACTAGTAGCAGTTGGCAAGAAAGGGGGAGAGGTACGCTAAGACTCAATGATCGAGATGAAGAGTCTCGTTTAGTCGGCCGTACCGCCGGGACGCAACGGTTGATCCTGAATACGAAAGTATGGCCGGGTATGACCGCGGAACGTGCTGGACCTAAATCATTAAGACTAACCGCTATGGATGTACTAGACGGGGATATTCGAATTTTCATTGTACAAGCGGCACCTAAGGAGGTCGATCAACTGCACGGTCTTTTATTACAGCGACTTAAACGCGCGCAGGAACGCCATCCTAAGAAATTAGCAACGGACCATTGA
- the LOC139811621 gene encoding uncharacterized protein: MRPDNPVLRGGEGGLAEASGPGGATLGIIGATCLTNSARCASDFSVRPMTVRITDLTNGYCNDGAIMRYRGEDDDDEDEDEDNGILGHGVQRASRRLVPPRKITGILICVYDERRRG, translated from the exons ATGAGGCCTGACAACCCCGTtctgagaggaggagaaggaggccTGGCGGAGGCATCGGGCCccggcggagcaaccttggg AATCATCGGAGCTACATGCCTGACTAACTCCGCCCGTTGCGCATCTG ATTTTAGCGTCCGCCCGATGACCGTCAGAATCACGGATTTGACGAACGGTTATTGCAATGATGGCGCGATAATGCGATACCGCGGCGAGGATGACGACGATGAAGACGAAGACGAGGATAACGGTATTCTCGGGCACGGCGTGCAGCGAGCGTCGCGTCGGCTGGTTCCGCCGAGGAAAATCACGGGAATTCTAAT ATGTGTATATGATGAAAGAAGAAGAGGCTGA